In Acidicapsa acidisoli, a single genomic region encodes these proteins:
- a CDS encoding MFS transporter, whose product MTNISTGLAHAYRALRHRNFRLFFAGQSISLIGTWMTRVATMWLVYRLTKSAVLLGTVSFAGQIPTFLLAPFAGVLVDRWNRHTVLVWTQALAMIQSLALAFLTLTHRVTIAEVLILSAMQGCINAFDMPGRQTFMLEMVEQRDDLSNAIAINSSMVNLARLVGPSIAGIVIAASSEGWCFLVDGVSYIAVIASLLMMRLPALNPTALAARAKRAGNSMVTQLKEGWDFVRGFVPIRTILLLFALNSLMGWPFTVLMPIFAVQVLKGGPHTLGFLMAALGVGSLTSAVSLVLRKSVRGLLKMIPIAAVIFGAGLVLFGLSHVLWLSMMLLLVVGFGMMQGLTASNTIIQTIVPEDKRGRVMSYYTVAFVGMAPFGSLLAGTLAHAIGAPRTVIISGICCILGGAWFFTRMSGIKVVMRPIYQQLGIIPAMNLSQLQESATK is encoded by the coding sequence GTGACCAATATCTCTACCGGACTCGCGCACGCCTACCGGGCGCTGCGCCACAGAAACTTCCGCCTTTTTTTCGCCGGACAAAGCATCTCCCTCATCGGAACGTGGATGACCCGCGTCGCCACAATGTGGCTCGTTTACCGTCTCACAAAATCCGCGGTCCTTCTTGGCACCGTAAGCTTCGCCGGCCAGATTCCGACCTTTCTGCTCGCGCCCTTCGCCGGCGTCCTCGTAGACCGCTGGAATCGTCATACCGTCCTCGTCTGGACGCAGGCGTTGGCCATGATTCAGTCGCTGGCCCTGGCATTCCTGACGCTTACCCATCGCGTCACCATCGCCGAAGTCCTCATTCTGAGCGCCATGCAGGGATGCATCAACGCCTTCGACATGCCTGGCCGCCAGACCTTCATGCTCGAAATGGTGGAGCAGCGTGACGACCTGTCGAACGCCATCGCCATCAACTCGTCCATGGTCAATCTGGCAAGGCTCGTAGGTCCATCCATCGCCGGAATCGTCATCGCAGCCAGCAGCGAAGGCTGGTGCTTCCTCGTCGATGGCGTGAGCTACATCGCTGTCATCGCATCGCTGCTGATGATGCGCCTTCCTGCGCTCAACCCTACGGCTCTGGCAGCCCGGGCCAAGCGCGCAGGCAACTCCATGGTCACGCAACTCAAAGAAGGCTGGGACTTCGTCCGTGGTTTCGTTCCCATCCGCACCATCCTGCTGCTCTTCGCACTGAACAGCCTGATGGGCTGGCCGTTCACGGTGCTCATGCCCATCTTCGCCGTCCAGGTCCTCAAAGGCGGCCCACACACCCTCGGATTCCTCATGGCGGCGCTCGGCGTCGGTTCTCTGACCTCCGCCGTCTCACTGGTGTTGAGAAAATCCGTGCGCGGCCTCCTGAAGATGATCCCGATCGCAGCTGTCATCTTCGGAGCCGGACTCGTACTCTTCGGCCTCTCGCACGTTCTCTGGCTCTCGATGATGCTTCTGCTCGTCGTCGGCTTCGGCATGATGCAGGGACTCACCGCCAGCAACACCATCATCCAGACCATCGTTCCCGAGGACAAGCGTGGCCGCGTGATGAGCTACTACACCGTCGCATTCGTCGGCATGGCCCCCTTCGGCAGCCTGCTCGCCGGTACCCTCGCCCACGCCATCGGAGCGCCCAGGACGGTGATCATAAGCGGTATCTGCTGCATCCTCGGCGGGGCCTGGTTTTTCACCCGAATGTCCGGTATTAAAGTTGTAATGCGGCCAATCTACCAACAGTTGGGAATTATTCCCGCGATGAATCTTTCACAGCTTCAGGAATCCGCTACGAAATAA
- a CDS encoding MlaE family ABC transporter permease has translation MPFALDNLDVLAKRMLLALQEYTLFCWQAVINLFRSPHYWPDVMTQCDLIGVGSLPIVVLTGFFTGGVLALQSAASLAQFGAQAYTGRFVSLSMIRELAPVLTGLMVSGRNASGMASELGSMVVTEQIDAMRALGTDPMKKLVTPRMLSTVVMLFLLTIVSDTVGTAGGSAVAVFISHQNGTQYYTSAYQALGYDDIAQGLTKPLFFGFIISTVGCFFGMKTTGGTQGVGRATTQAVVVSSVLIIFCDFILSRALLWLYSGI, from the coding sequence ATGCCCTTTGCGCTTGACAACCTCGACGTCCTCGCCAAGCGCATGCTCCTCGCTCTGCAGGAGTACACGCTTTTTTGCTGGCAAGCCGTAATCAATCTCTTTCGCTCACCGCATTACTGGCCCGATGTCATGACCCAGTGCGACCTGATCGGCGTCGGCTCTCTGCCCATCGTTGTGCTCACCGGCTTCTTTACCGGAGGTGTTCTCGCGTTGCAATCTGCGGCCTCGCTGGCGCAGTTCGGTGCGCAGGCCTACACCGGCCGTTTCGTTTCGCTCTCCATGATCCGCGAGCTTGCGCCCGTGCTCACCGGCCTCATGGTCTCCGGCCGCAACGCCAGCGGCATGGCCAGCGAACTCGGCTCCATGGTGGTCACCGAGCAGATTGACGCCATGCGCGCCCTGGGCACCGATCCCATGAAGAAGCTGGTCACCCCGCGCATGCTCTCAACCGTCGTCATGCTCTTCCTGCTGACGATCGTCTCAGACACCGTCGGCACCGCTGGAGGCTCCGCCGTGGCCGTCTTCATCAGCCACCAGAACGGCACGCAATACTACACTTCCGCCTACCAGGCCCTCGGCTACGACGATATCGCGCAGGGTCTCACCAAGCCGCTCTTCTTCGGCTTCATCATCTCCACCGTCGGCTGCTTCTTCGGCATGAAGACCACAGGCGGCACGCAGGGCGTGGGACGCGCCACCACGCAGGCCGTCGTCGTCTCCTCCGTGCTCATCATCTTCTGCGACTTCATCCTCAGCCGCGCCCTGCTCTGGCTGTACTCAGGTATCTGA
- a CDS encoding lactonase family protein, translated as MKTSLALLTIAGVGISGLQSAHAAYHAQTPEYVYVESNIKTPNGNSIEGFVRGANGQLTPIPGSPFLTGGAGTQYTGVGLGPQDSDQNIVTNQDNTLLFAVNSGSDTIAVFHIGSNGALTPVEGSPFPSGGNDPVSIGFSGNTLFVVNKSGDFGRPSAILPNYTMFRVSNNGQLITISDTANDSAHHFDLTVSVAVGASPSQAYTVPGTNLLFGDDFLGGLIQRFQFDWGSGLHQLSPLALPASEFSDTTTPRLPLGLTSHPRNHLLYVGFVTENKLGVYEYGSDGSLKFLRAVPNSGQAICWLRTNRAGTRLYSTDTGTNSVSVYDISDPAYPREIQNLVLSGQGNVLQFSLSTDEQNLYALSSRGATSIPEGQGNLLHVLSIEEDGTVQETESPIVFNEPNDTRPQGVAVVPAN; from the coding sequence ATGAAGACATCCCTGGCTCTTCTGACGATCGCCGGAGTTGGCATATCCGGACTGCAGTCAGCCCACGCGGCCTACCATGCTCAGACACCTGAGTACGTTTATGTTGAATCCAACATCAAGACCCCCAACGGAAACTCCATCGAAGGCTTTGTCCGAGGCGCAAATGGTCAGCTTACACCGATTCCCGGTTCTCCCTTTCTGACAGGTGGAGCGGGGACTCAATATACAGGCGTCGGTCTCGGACCTCAAGATTCTGACCAGAATATCGTCACGAACCAGGACAATACTCTGCTCTTCGCGGTGAACTCCGGATCGGATACGATTGCGGTCTTCCATATCGGCTCCAATGGAGCTCTAACGCCTGTAGAAGGATCTCCTTTCCCTTCCGGTGGCAACGACCCGGTCAGCATCGGGTTCAGCGGAAATACACTTTTCGTGGTGAATAAGAGTGGCGACTTTGGACGTCCGTCTGCAATTCTCCCCAACTACACGATGTTCCGGGTGAGCAATAACGGCCAGCTCATCACCATCTCGGATACTGCCAACGACTCAGCGCATCACTTCGATTTGACCGTGTCGGTCGCAGTTGGAGCTTCGCCGAGTCAGGCATACACAGTGCCTGGCACTAACCTCCTTTTCGGCGATGACTTTTTGGGAGGTCTCATCCAGCGCTTTCAATTCGACTGGGGTAGTGGGTTACACCAGCTCTCGCCCCTTGCTCTTCCAGCGTCGGAGTTTTCTGATACCACCACTCCCAGACTGCCACTCGGTCTGACCAGCCACCCCCGCAACCATCTGCTGTATGTTGGATTTGTTACTGAAAACAAACTCGGCGTCTATGAGTATGGCTCCGATGGCAGCCTGAAGTTTCTACGCGCAGTTCCGAACAGCGGCCAGGCTATCTGCTGGTTGAGAACGAATCGCGCAGGGACCAGGCTCTATTCGACAGATACGGGCACAAACTCTGTCTCCGTTTATGACATTTCTGATCCCGCGTATCCTCGTGAGATCCAGAACCTCGTGTTGTCCGGCCAGGGAAACGTATTACAGTTTTCGCTGTCGACAGACGAACAAAATCTCTATGCTCTTTCGTCGCGCGGAGCTACGAGCATTCCGGAGGGCCAGGGAAATCTCCTGCACGTTCTTTCCATCGAGGAAGATGGAACGGTGCAGGAAACGGAATCGCCGATCGTATTCAATGAACCGAATGATACACGGCCGCAAGGTGTAGCCGTGGTGCCGGCAAACTAA
- a CDS encoding YqaA family protein yields MTQLGNEAMILWLQSATKAVTGAARRTPSHRSPLLRWLVSLGGLGLFGVAIIDSSVIPLPLPGSTDLLLLLLTAHRRTTVILAIWLAFCAFAGSMIGGYLTWGVGRKGGKVALVRYVPKRFLGRITGWVESHGVWSVGLSAILPPPVPLTPFLLAAGALGMERGPFLASYGAARAIRYGLLAWLGVTYGRRIVTLWRHELDGWSSAILWAYVGIVALGIGYGIWKLKFSARSRRPADAPAEDAA; encoded by the coding sequence ATGACGCAATTGGGCAATGAGGCGATGATCCTGTGGCTGCAATCGGCAACGAAAGCTGTGACTGGGGCCGCGCGGCGCACGCCATCGCATCGATCTCCATTGTTGCGCTGGCTGGTGAGTCTGGGAGGGTTGGGATTATTTGGCGTCGCGATTATTGATTCTTCGGTGATTCCGCTGCCGTTGCCTGGGAGCACGGATCTGCTCTTGCTGCTTTTGACGGCTCACCGGAGGACAACGGTCATTCTGGCGATCTGGCTTGCGTTTTGCGCCTTTGCCGGTTCGATGATCGGCGGATACCTGACCTGGGGCGTGGGCCGCAAGGGCGGGAAAGTGGCATTAGTGCGATACGTTCCGAAGCGGTTTCTGGGAAGGATTACGGGGTGGGTCGAGAGTCACGGGGTATGGTCTGTAGGCCTTTCAGCGATTCTGCCGCCTCCGGTGCCGCTGACTCCGTTTCTGCTGGCGGCTGGCGCACTTGGTATGGAACGAGGGCCATTTCTGGCTTCCTACGGCGCGGCGCGGGCGATCCGGTATGGCTTGCTGGCGTGGCTGGGAGTCACTTACGGACGCCGTATTGTGACGCTCTGGCGACATGAACTGGATGGCTGGTCTTCCGCGATTCTGTGGGCTTATGTCGGGATTGTGGCGCTTGGGATCGGTTACGGGATCTGGAAGTTGAAATTCAGCGCACGGTCGCGCCGGCCGGCGGACGCGCCTGCTGAAGACGCGGCTTAG